The proteins below come from a single Dryobates pubescens isolate bDryPub1 chromosome 16, bDryPub1.pri, whole genome shotgun sequence genomic window:
- the NEUROG1 gene encoding neurogenin-1: MPAEAASSAAADPPGAPRERRRRRGRARARTEALLHTLKRSRRVKANDRERNRMHHLNAALDELRSVLPTFPDDTKLTKIETLRFAYNYIWALSETLRLAEQCLPPPPSFRGATAAVPPPSPGSDAGSWLSSASPSAPSLCASASGPSSPATSEDCAYAPADTLLNFRGLPAAPGAPCR; encoded by the coding sequence ATGCCGGCGGAGGCGGCCAGCAGCGCTGCTGCGGACCCGCCCGGCGCTCCGCGGGAGCGGAGGCGGAGGCGCGGCCGTGCGCGGGCGCGCACCGAAGCTCTTCTCCACACGCTGAAACGCAGCCGGCGGGTGAAAGCCAACGACCGGGAGCGGAACCGCATGCACCACCTGAACGCGGCGCTGGACGAGCTCCGCAGCGTCCTGCCCACCTTCCCCGACGACACCAAGCTCACCAAGATCGAGACCCTGCGCTTCGCTTACAACTACATCTGGGCCCTCTCCGAGACCCTCCGCCTGGCCGAGCAGTGCCTCCCGCCGCCCCCCTCCTTCCGCGGGGCCACCGCCGCcgttccccctcccagccccggcAGCGACGCCGGCTCCTGGCTGTCCTCCGCTTCCCCCTCCGCCCCTTCGCTCTGCGCCTCCGCCTCCGGCCCCAGCAGCCCGGCCACCTCCGAGGACTGCGCTTACGCGCCCGCCGATACCCTGCTCAACTTCCGCGGGTTGCCCGCGGCCCCGGGCGCGCCTTGCCGCTAG